Proteins encoded by one window of Lates calcarifer isolate ASB-BC8 linkage group LG5, TLL_Latcal_v3, whole genome shotgun sequence:
- the LOC108888735 gene encoding uncharacterized protein LOC108888735 isoform X4 yields the protein MLYLCLLFAGCLHHSFSEPPKQTVLLNSVATLPCPHATGDVTWSRFNKSGKEVTLISIKNGQENRPDKRFGSLANGSLVITKVQYSDTSMYLCNKKHTVYLEVVNSTAQTGGKVPVTPGNVGPGRGLEPDTENQQPSDSWKIPVGVVIGVTLVLSAILTLRFCSGKRSETNTSVENTAVEGIYEEIEDGNIDVESPYYWSTITETPNTSTSPSTNLYSTVNKVKTKGVCREEGVYSLAQNPLQTGNISS from the exons AGCCTCCTAAACAGACTGTGCTGCTGAACTCAGTGGCTACACTGCCCTGTCCTCATGCAACAGGAGATGTGACATGGAGTCGCTTCAATAAGAGTGGTAAAGAGGTGACTCTAAtcagcatcaaaaatggtcaagaGAACAGACCTGACAAACGCTTCGGTTCCTTGGCTAATGGGTCACTGGTCATAACTAAAGTCCAGTACTCTGATACTTCAATGTATCTGTGTAATAAGAAACACACTGTGTATCTGGAGGTGGTGAATTCCACAGCTCAGACAGGAGGTAAAGTACCAGTCACACCAGGAAACGTTGGACCGGGTCGTGGTCTTGAACCAGACACAGAGAACCAACAACCCTCAGACTCATGGAAGATACCTGTTGGTGTCGTCATAGGTGTTACTCTGGTGCTTTCAGCCATCTTAACCCTGAGGTTCTGCTCAGGAAAGAGATCAGAGACAAACACCAGTGTGGAGAACACTGCAGTGGAGGGGATCTATGAGGAGATTGAAGACGGCAACATAGATGTAGAAAGTCCATACTACTGGTCCACTATCACTGAAACACCCAACACCTCCACATCACCAAGTACTAATCTGTACAGCACTGTCAACAAGGTTAAAACTAAAG GCGTCTGCAGGGAGGAGGGTGTCTATTCCCTCGCCCAAAATCCACtacagacaggaaacatcagCTCATGA
- the LOC108888735 gene encoding uncharacterized protein LOC108888735 isoform X5, translated as MLYLCLLFAGCLHHSFSEPPKQTVLLNSVATLPCPHATGDVTWSRFNKSGKEVTLISIKNGQENRPDKRFGSLANGSLVITKVQYSDTSMYLCNKKHTVYLEVVNSTAQTGGKVPVTPGNVGPGRGLEPDTENQQPSDSWKIPVGVVIGVTLVLSAILTLRFCSGKRSETNTSMENTAVEGIYDEIKDDNTQPSRV; from the exons AGCCTCCTAAACAGACTGTGCTGCTGAACTCAGTGGCTACACTGCCCTGTCCTCATGCAACAGGAGATGTGACATGGAGTCGCTTCAATAAGAGTGGTAAAGAGGTGACTCTAAtcagcatcaaaaatggtcaagaGAACAGACCTGACAAACGCTTCGGTTCCTTGGCTAATGGGTCACTGGTCATAACTAAAGTCCAGTACTCTGATACTTCAATGTATCTGTGTAATAAGAAACACACTGTGTATCTGGAGGTGGTGAATTCCACAGCTCAGACAGGAGGTAAAGTACCAGTCACACCAGGAAACGTTGGACCGGGTCGTGGTCTTGAACCAGACACAGAGAACCAACAACCCTCAGACTCATGGAAGATACCTGTTGGTGTCGTCATAGGTGTTACTCTGGTGCTTTCAGCCATCTTAACCCTGAG GTTCTGCTCAGGAAAGAGATCAGAGACAAACACCAGCATGGAGAACACTGCAGTGGAGGGGATCTATGACGAGATTAAAGATGACAACACACAGCCGAGCAGAGTCTGA
- the LOC108888735 gene encoding uncharacterized protein LOC108888735 isoform X2, which translates to MLYLCLLFAGCLHHSFSEPPKQTVLLNSVATLPCPHATGDVTWSRFNKSGKEVTLISIKNGQENRPDKRFGSLANGSLVITKVQYSDTSMYLCNKKHTVYLEVVNSTAQTGGKVPVTPGNVGPGRGLEPDTENQQPSDSWKIPVGVVIGVTLVLSAILTLRFCSGKRSETNTSVENTAVEGIYEEIEDGNIDVESPYYWSTITETPNTSTSPSTNLYSTVNKVKTKGVCREEGVYSLAQNPLQTGNISS; encoded by the coding sequence AGCCTCCTAAACAGACTGTGCTGCTGAACTCAGTGGCTACACTGCCCTGTCCTCATGCAACAGGAGATGTGACATGGAGTCGCTTCAATAAGAGTGGTAAAGAGGTGACTCTAAtcagcatcaaaaatggtcaagaGAACAGACCTGACAAACGCTTCGGTTCCTTGGCTAATGGGTCACTGGTCATAACTAAAGTCCAGTACTCTGATACTTCAATGTATCTGTGTAATAAGAAACACACTGTGTATCTGGAGGTGGTGAATTCCACAGCTCAGACAGGAGGTAAAGTACCAGTCACACCAGGAAACGTTGGACCGGGTCGTGGTCTTGAACCAGACACAGAGAACCAACAACCCTCAGACTCATGGAAGATACCTGTTGGTGTCGTCATAGGTGTTACTCTGGTGCTTTCAGCCATCTTAACCCTGAGGTTCTGCTCAGGAAAGAGATCAGAGACAAACACCAGTGTGGAGAACACTGCAGTGGAGGGGATCTATGAGGAGATTGAAGACGGCAACATAGATGTAGAAAGTCCATACTACTGGTCCACTATCACTGAAACACCCAACACCTCCACATCACCAAGTACTAATCTGTACAGCACTGTCAACAAGGTTAAAACTAAAGGTGTCTGCAGGGAGGAGGGTGTCTATTCCCTCGCCCAAAATccactgcagacaggaaacatcagCTCATGA